The Lathyrus oleraceus cultivar Zhongwan6 chromosome 5, CAAS_Psat_ZW6_1.0, whole genome shotgun sequence genome includes the window aaaatcgctcttacggatgattttcagcatctcttccatttcctgtttggcaacatcttcagaagtaacttcgaccgatgtctctgactgaggaggattgactggtctttttcctcgaatttcgggagcgggaggtgagatttctggggagtagatccttccacttcgagtaactttactagtccccacaatatcattaggattagcagaactaccaacttgctttatgccatggatgtaaacgtcgcctccatagttccacggaatagctttgctggaggaatatggcacggggccaggtgcggtaataatcaggggagccactttgggctcagcggtaatcttcacaggcactctagtagcggtaatcttcactggagctttggacctagcaatcacagatacctcttcaatagagttgtccaccttaggaaccctttcaaatagaattgtacgatcatccatcagccgttgaatgccgttcttcaacttcaaacaatcattgggtcggagtacacagagatcgcaatcttcagcacaacctggaaataaaccagcttgcaataaattcttcttaacgatcaggagaggagatgctaaatcagcaacgtcagtaacgtgagaattgtcgtccacaacattaacattctggtcatgattaggcataggtgctgtgatgacattgggggtcgccggaggatcaaattcaatttctccagcgtcgatcatatcctgaatcttgttcttcaacaaccagcaatcattcgtatcatgcccggggctatcggagtgataggcacacctggcgttgggattataacgaggagaagtagtgttgggatttgcaggagggcctctgagggtaatcaaattggcctttaacatactctgcagtgcttgggttaaagtcatattgatcttggtaaactgtcttctcgacctgtcttgtctgtgttggaagttctgagatggcggtgcggcaattgtaactgccccaacagtatggtcacgattcttcttgttatgcttcctctcactgtacacagcatttgattcattctttccctgataggactttttggtgcttgcagaagtagctgcctgtatctttccacttcgaatgccgctttcaacccgttcacctgtcaagataagttcagtgaaacctgacgaggaacttcccagtagatggctgtagaatgggccagtcagtgtacccatgaacatgtccactaactctcgatcagtcatagggggtttgactctgccagccaaatctctccacttttgagcatattctttgaaactttctttagagcccatagtcatattttgtagctgtagccgagtaggcgctaactcagaattatactggtagtgcttgtagaaagttgttgctaaatcagtccatgtgcggatgttagagctctcaagctgataataccactctaactgtgtgccagacagactctcttggaagaaatggatccacagtttcttatcagtagtgtgcggctgaatctttctcacataagcccttagatgcatctgaggacaagaggcaccatcatacttagtgaaaatgggaaccttgaatttgcggggaatgaccacatcagagaccagacccaagttttcgaaatccagaccggacactttctgcccctccatagctagcatacgttcttccagcaacttgtacttatcatccttcggagagtactgttcatgttcataatcttcatcgtcgtcctcagaattgacgagattaggattctcatcttccgaatcattctcggtctcttcttctgaatccttcggaattctaatcttgactcctgtaacctgtcccttaagccttctccccgggttgatgtaacccacaggtttctggtccttcttcttctccatcaaaagagctttcagttcttcctgccccttagataagctcagcatcatttcctggaattgagcattctgggcctggagatctttgacagtttgttcgagagccattgttcaatctgtttgaatctgctggaatctgtttgataggaaaatcgtgagaacactgatcctttagaatacctgttatgcgatgcaatgcaatgtatgaaatgttttcaaggactttcgggatttaactttgcataaactaacaaaaagagcttttttttttttctcttttgtttttgcttttgttttgtgttttttttttttttttagcagagttaaatccctaaatccttgaaatggttagtacaatgccatgatgttatgatgttatgttgttatgatgtcatgttgttagataaataacaagcacaagcaagtcacacaacaatcattcctaggttttaaggcttgcgtgagttccataggtaaataccctccccactgaagtttggttggttcaacctgtcttagaatagtaaccgggttctagaaggatctcaaatcattgacctttccttaagtccacttcagtgcaacaccaagtggttgaccgaagcttccctaaagtccaatctcaaagagtgtagtatcgagtctcaaccaactccagtcggaaccgaagccagttatctcactactttctaatggccaggatgagtcaattagggttctaaaggtctggttaatgcttttatgacaccacgcgaatgccaaatatttcctcaactaacatgaggaacatcaggacatccaaagtgccacattaaccgtagccatcattttgaccattccagtatacgccggacagtcgcgatgatctcttgctacttacctaaggtacactagatccgggtgtaggatctttcactcaagcataacatacccaagcaatcccttaaaaataaatcagacaaattgaataagtgatcttgtttttaaggtaacctctctttttaaatatttagggtccccagcagagtcgccagttctgtcatacggtgaactggactttttgtgttttttatcgcaatgtcgcggttagcaagagtcgccaccgacttttcttttatccaataaggaaaggtggaaaagaacaggaacgaccttaatttagattttgggttcgggaggtacattatacaaagggaatgtgttagcaccctttgtatccatggttatccatgggctcttaattgctcgatcacttatattatttttgtctgaaaaaaaagtatttgtgaattgtttggaaaattgtttttggaaagagaatttaactttgtaacgattcttgtatgaatatatacaaagtagttatctcgtttagttttggaaattgtttagaaaaatataactcggtaatgattctactatgaatatataccaagtggtgattttctaaagatattttgaaaggtgtgaggtgtgaaaattgtttttagattgtgagcccacaattaagagttataccgatccaaggtctttatgagcatttcctatccttatgagggtaaaactgtccttattattgagaaataagtagttttatcctttggatgtttaagggtcatcgtagggtcatcgataggtcattgaaggcaacagttacgaggatatcttagcattcgaagggactatcatcttttaaccgtaggcaacatcggagggtcatcgagggacaaagttgtatattcgaaggcaacatccgagggactataatttattttatgatgatttaaccgaagggtctttgctaagggtatccccacgttcgcgggacatgaccgtaatatcgtaatcgtaaggcaacaaagagaggtccaagatcacttattcaaaggcaaagttttacaattaattatataattaggatgaaactccacattaaaattattaaaaataatatattaaaaaattaatacattagaaattaatacattaaaaattaatttagggtgaaactccacaagggtatcccacaaataaagtggaatacctagccaataactttttcctgggatatgtgaacctttacgaaactcaaaaaaaaagaaacatgtcagaacaccaaatcagggtgcaatcgaagattacaccggagaaatatcacaacaataaataggataggatgaataatgcatggctatgataaaacataaaaaaaaacagaatagaaaagtcagctactgtctcgttcacctctggctcgcctagcgaggtgctagcgagcggccacggattttgaatttgaaaacagccccacgttaggaactttgaattttatggcattttatcacaggaataacatgatcaaacattcagggtattcaggcatatttaaattcccatacgaaagcaaattatatatcagcatttaatcatgatgcattatatatgtagatatggccaattgaaagtataaacaatagagatacgcaaacctgtttgccaattcaaggttgaagggattgaccacttgtagtatcggaataagttaggcagcgggaattggacggcgatggcttcggtgcagatgggctgccttcagggtttctttactctgaattctccgggtaggcagggttcctatgccaaagtttctatccgtccttctctgttctctctctttctttttcctcaaggttttgttccaaggaaacctcagagtgttttgcttctcttccttctttctccagtgaatctcccagtgtaaactccaagtctaactctcctactgaaacttcagtatttatagactaatttcgtgggtaatgggcttggaatgagggagacccaagtccaaaataatttgttatattttatttatttatttattttaattatttaattaattaattaattaattaattaaattttttttctttttttttcttttttttttttttttttttcgtttttttttttttccgttttttttttttttttttttttttggaaaaatgatgggtaatttttggggtatgacagcgtcattattattttcttttaaatataattaaaaaataacataaaataattttattattaaaaaaataatacaAAGATATTATATTATTCATGTGATAACAAAAACATCAAAATTAAAAAGTAATTTGTTTAAGAAAAAGTCAAGATTAGTAATATAAAAAAAACATGTCAAAACGTGTCAATAATTCATGAAATTAGACTATGATTAGATAGCATAAAAAGAACGGAGTAGAAAAGAGTGAATGTGACGGTACAAATTGAATGGTATAAAAATTGATAGAATCTATTTTCGATCCATTTTTAATTAATCCAAACAACAAAATTTAAGTTGATTTCAATTACGCAAACATTTTAAGATTATATATAATTGATTTTTCACTTCTCCATATAAATTAAAAACTtaaatttgaaacactaaaattACACTTATTAATATACAAATAATATTTTTGAAAGATTAATAAACATAATAAATCTATTAAATTTATTAAATAGGCAATGTAGAAAATATTACAGGTGATTATTATAAGAGTATAGAGTGCATATTTTATCCTCTATTAAAATTAATTGTCTTATTTATAAAAAAGTAAAATGaattatttaatatttataatatattttattttaatcttaaaGAGAGTACATTTTTTAAATTGTATTATTTATTATAAAATAACTAGCAAAAGACATAAAAAGTGAAATGAGTTTAAGTTATAATCGAAAAGACAACTTaatattttatgttttattttaatttagtCTTATAAACATGcaattttaataaataaaataattaaatttattaaatTGATTGAATTTCTATTTTAAATAGGTGAAAAGATTTCATAaacttataataaaaaaaaatacatatttTAAAAACTATTCTATATTCTAAAATAACAGTcttatttgaaaataaaaaattaaaagtaaataaaTTATTCAATACAAcattaattaatttttatttatatttatgcTATTCATTTGCACTACATAAATTTTGTTTAATacattttattatgaattaaatatTTACAAGAACAAAAGATTAATCAATTCACTTTATAAATAAATTCATGTTATATTTTAATTTGATATCAGAAATATGACAATTATGTATTGATATTAGtaattgatttaattattttttaaatatgtAGAATATGCAAATTATGCCTTCCAGTATTTTGgttaaattttaaataaattcaCTCATCTAATCATTAATTATGTTCTTTATCAAATAAATATGTTAAATTGAATTATTTTTTTGTTATATCATATAACTAGTATCATAATAAAACAACTGATCTATCGTTGATGTTaaaatttaaaaatcaaattGTCAAAATAGACAAATCTCCGGTCTTCAAAAAGCAAAATTAATAAAGTGAACTAGAAAAACCACACAATAAAGAAAACATAAACACTGAATTACTCTAAATTTCCATTTGTGCTCAGCTTTGCTTGCCACCGGGTCTAGGAGGTCCAAAGTAGTTTGTTATCAATCCCATTAAAGAAAACCTGAGGTTCAAATAAACATCAAGTCAACAACAGTTTCAACAATGAAGAAATTAACATGATATTTATATCAATCAAACCATTAGATATCAACTTCACCGAATCATAAATATAACTCTTTATTTAACAAGAGAAGGACTGCCACTCTATTTTTGTAAGAAACAACTAAAAAATGACTAATTATAACTCTTTATTTCTCTATCTAACAAAAGCTTGATGGTGTTAAAATAAGGGGAAGTTAATGTATTTGCAAAACTAGAGAGAGTGTTTGTGTTGTTTAAGAAAACTAGGTCAGAGGAATTTGCTCTAGAAATTATGTAAATAGGGAAACTGTGGACCGAATTTATGTAGTATATCATTATGACTCTTGGTATTCCATCTCATGTCTCTCATTTCTCTACTTTCATAATACTAGACAACCCTAAACCATGAATACCCCCACTGGACACAACAATGTCCATTGGTGAATTTTTTATTTCCGAAAATGTTTCTTCTCCTATTTGTGGTCTCCATCTCCTCTGGCCATGTTATGTATTTTGGCCGTCATCTCTGACAGTTTTCTCCTCATAAGCCACAACTCAAATCTACAGTTGCCGACACTGTTTCCAATTGGTCTCCATCTCTGCTGACCATGTTTCTCTTTCTCCCATAGCATCAACCTGCTCCGATGTCAAATATGCAAACATGCATGTGCTCTTTATCGTATGCAATCAACCAAACGTCGCCCTTACTTTCTTTATGTGCCAACCTTGCCTCATCATCTCTGTTCCAAATCTGTACATGGTTTGTTGGTTTTGGAGTTTGTATCTCAGTTTCACGCTTCTGCTACGGTTTGGTGTTATTTCTCCCACTTCTTTGCTGAGCACAGAAAACGTTGACCCTCCAAAGGCTGATCCCCACTCTCAATTCACAAATTGGACAGAAACAATTATGATGATGGAGCTCTGGCATCAAATTTTGGCTTATAGGGGTCAAGAATGAGAAAACTGATGTTGCGTCTGTAGCTGATTCTTATCAAATGGAATGAGATCAATGCCTAATTCTGTAAAAAAACTTGTGCTCATGAGATTTGTGGGGCTTGTTCCTCATCTTTAGCACAGACCAGAAAATCCAAATCACATTCTTGCAGGAACTCTTTGATCAATGCTTTGAAGCAGACCCATCATGCCATGTTTGGTTGATGGATACACTGCTCCACTTACTAGATCTGAAAGCATCCTCTCAAAGCACTCGCAGCCTTCATAAGCTTCTGTAAATCTGATGTGCCTGTATCAAATGTGAGTCCCTCCATTTGTTCTTCAATTTCCCCTTTGAAACTGTTGTGTATGTATACATACATGACATATGGCATGGATCTATATACTGAGTTTTAAGACGTATTCCAAATCAGAATAATTTGTTTTACTTGGATTTATGGGCAGCTAAGTTGATTATTTTACACACTTATAATTAATGTGACCAAGCATTCGGCGAAGGTGATGGCCAAACAACCAAAACCTATGAAATCCTTAATTCCTCTGTCATATCATATTTGCCAGTCATTTCAACTCCATTAGAAATCTCTACCTCACCTCTTTCACATCTTTTATTTCATTCTTCTCTATCCCATGCATGTCACCAAAAACAAAACAGTTTCCTTAATTCTAAGCTGAGATATTGTAGTCTATAAAAAGCAGAGAAGTCAGAAGGCTTCATTAGTCGTTGTGTGACAGACAAGATCTCTCAAACAGGTGGTCATTGACATCAACGAATATTACCATGAACAGTCTAGCCCTCACCAAAATAATGattaaaaaagaaaaacaaactTCATGCTTCTAATGCTCTACCTAATCGAGTAACAACTTGCAACAATCCTTTTAAGGGTAATTAATAGAACACAGAATTTAGGTGTTACAAAAGTATACTATTAATTGCAAACGGTTGAGCTTAAAGCTAATTACAATGGTGGATGACACAGAAGCTAAACCGACATTCCAAGAACTCCTAAACCAAAGGGTAACTCTTCTAACAAACTTCCTAACAATATTTCTGAATGTGTTACTTGTTACCTTTTTGAAATGAGTTACTCGTTACCCTTTTGAATGAGTTATTCATTACCCCTCCCACTCTTTTATTACAGAAATGTTTCCTCGAATTCAGGGGATATCCTAACTAACTCCTACTCACAGTTCTATAAGGTGTCCTCGTGTAAGTGGACCCAATAATTTGGTCCACTTAAAGAACCTGATTGGATTGTCTTCTTTGAGCTATCTATACTACGCCTATAAGTATAAGCTCTTGTAAGACAGTTAGAAAGAGTTTACAGACACAACTTATGACATATTCATAAGCTATTTTCAGCCGATTCCCATAAACTCAATAAAATAGCTTACAAATACAGTCTATAGCTTATATGAAACATCTTATAGTTTTCATTTATATTTTGTAATAGAAATCGCTTATACATAAACACCTATATGTTAGGCATTTAAGCTATAAGCACTTAAATAAGTTGTTTATTCAAACAGACCTAAGTGAAGTCATCAGATAGATGGATCAAACAATTGATTCCCTATTAGGTCAAAAACTAAGCAATTTTTTAAAAATCTCTCAATGATTTAACTTTTCTTTTTACTTTCCAAATTTAATAACCTTGTTCAACTATGATGAGTCATGATTCACGAACACCGGAAACACGTCACTATCATGTCGTCAATGCAGTAATAgtttgaaaaaaataataaattaaagGTAATCACAATTGTCGGTGTCACTTTCACACACATTTTTTCAGAGGCGTCTACTACATCGACACACATAATCAAATGAACAGATCTGCAGCAAACAGAAATCAAACAGGTGAAAATACTTACATCATAGCCATCATAACTTGTTTGAGATCGTTTTCTACATTCCTCATGTTAGCAATGGATTGCGCACAGAATATGAGAGCCAACCACGAACTCAGCTTGTACTAATTTTGCGAGAGAAAATAACAATAAggttatcaaatcaaatgcaaCGAAAGGAAGATAGTTCAATAGATCCATCAAAAGATCGAAAGAAACGAGATCTGTAAATACAAACCCTGAACATAACACCGGCGACGCCGAATATGACGGCGATGAAACCGGCGTAATCGATCGGAAGGTCTTGTGGAGCAATCACCGGGGCTACGTATGGCTTCGCCGCCGATGGCTGACGTGGATCATTCCCATGAGATGACATCGTACGATTCGCTTTCTCGCGGCTTCCTCCCTCTCTTTCTCTGACGAGAGTTTACTCTTACTTTCACTCtttactttattttgttttagaTGATTTTTTCAAATCGTGCCCCCCATTAAAGTGGTAGAAATCTTTTTTATCGGATTCTTTTTAACAAAATAGTAACAATTTTGATAGAGTTTAGGGTTTAGGGCCGCGGTTAATCAATTAATTGATAATTTAAATTAAATCAAATAGATGAGGTTTGATTGATTctcaattttaatttttaaaaattaataaattgaATTTATAAATTTATGGTTACTAGCCATGTAATATTTTACTCAATTTAATATTTCGTTCAAATTTTGCATTATCTCAATATTTTTCATCTTTATTTATGTTTCATTTTAATCacaaaaatttattttttttcCAGAATGTTGTTCTTGTCTGCCGCTCTCAGGGTTGCTTTCAGAAAGTTTTACCTTATACCCTTACATTTATCCTTCCACCCctaaattttataaaaaataccaattttattcttatatatttttaattaatttattattttatttttttactatttttaaaattttatttttgtgtaccgaaagactttgcaaaagagttccggtagtcatttttcaagtattcttttaacatttttttgtgtgtaccggaagactttgcaaaaaAGTTCCGGTAGTCAAATTTTATGTACCTGAAGAATttacaaaagagttccggtagtcattttcaaatatttttaacatttttttgtgtaccggaagactttgcaaaagagttctgttagtcaatttttgtgaaccgaaagactttgcaaaagagttccggtattcatttttcaaacattttttgatttttttttttatacCGGAAGACTTTGTAAAAGAGTTCCGATAGTAaatttttgtgtaccggaactcttttgtaaagtcttccggtacataaaaaaaagttttaaaaataCGTGAAAAATGACTATCGGAATTCTTTTACAAAGTCTTCCGGTAtgtaaaataaaatttaaaaaatatttaaataataaaataataaattatttaaaaatatataaggataaaattggtattttttataaaatgtagGGGTATAAGGATAAATGTAGGGGTATAAGGTAAAATTTTCTTGCTTTCATCACGTCCGTTCTTCTATGTTTGGGTCATCTTATTCGTATTTCAAGTTCTTTTAGTTAGCtttatctctttttttttttacttatttcttttttttcaacaaaattatttttaatcTAGTTACAAAATATTCTTTATGTGTGTTTGAAATATGAAGCATATTAATTTTGTGTATTACAATTTTATTATTGGTATTGTTGTGTTTTATTTGTTACTACTTTATATAAATTAGATATAACTTGTAAATTATTTGAAAAATAGAGTATGAAATAGATTATATGAATTgtattatttaaaaaaatagttAAATAAGTTTTTGGTCCTCATAAATATTGTTATTTTCACTTTTAATTTCTCAAAGAAACTCCTATAAAGAATGGTTCTCATAATATTTTTCATTCACACTTTTGGTCCCTTCTGTCAAAGTTCATTAACAGAAGCTAGCGTGGCGCGTCACGTGGAAGTTTTTTTTGTGACCGGACATACACATGACTGTGTCAACGTGGCAAATGTTGATGTGGCATATCACATGACTAAAGTCAACTTTATTTATAAACTCGGAAAAATCCATAACTAATCGGTAGTTAAAATCATAGTTAGTCTGTAGCAAATACATTGTAAGAATTCTGGTTCTAAAAAAATGGAGTCTGTTGATAGAGGAAAAACTTTCAAtaaatatttgttttttaatttaattttgtaTATGGTTGTTATATATTTGTGGTTATTGACTTGATGAATGCATATATTTCTTAATTGTTTAGAAATTAAAATGTCTAATAAAGAAAATAGATGTGACTTTCTTTTGCATTGAAGTGTACAACCAAATTTAACCTTGACGATATATGTGTTTGACTTTATATTGATTTCTCGTTTAA containing:
- the LOC127085467 gene encoding protein Asterix, giving the protein MSSHGNDPRQPSAAKPYVAPVIAPQDLPIDYAGFIAVIFGVAGVMFRYKLSSWLALIFCAQSIANMRNVENDLKQVMMAMMFSLMGLITNYFGPPRPGGKQS